From a region of the Drosophila virilis strain 15010-1051.87 chromosome 3, Dvir_AGI_RSII-ME, whole genome shotgun sequence genome:
- the Dred gene encoding dynactin subunit 1 isoform X2, producing the protein MYKDISLIIAQLKLGQRVQVTGKHQLCGQVAYVGRTSFAAGQWFGIVLDEPRGKNNGTVHGSTYFKCAPNCGLFVRAQQLQLLLGSNQVVQQKKQDNNRTKDSMQRDVSKIKLAGRNRSRQAADDQNNQRATKALAKKPPEHATFSMTTSKTWVTSTQLQPQPPPQPQSEAQELDSPSASSQQESTQDVASTQCEAAAFTQNITEQKQEITSNIATQSSASPSPSPLPSQAVGPPKCDLAGAAARSSILTPPALTCNQRRSTSYTQLRPTRISQPKPTTAQAQSTTAQLTLAMPVPLALAPKRSKTSMSPTSSLKRAAAPAAFVEAGFLEILRPQFTPGPALRTPSTVAPTLDSAELRQLREELQLLRVQKSEDKLKLLELERIKIHNEQLLEFKAQIMTQQVLLQRELQRCRHEQRESQETAAKYKRELDNVADSVELLTLDKEMAEERLETLQMELEMAQERNDELSLDLEILRAEQEQEHNDDQCLEKTEKQATNTTTLQTTGEFLRLEQYNRRLRDTVVRLRDTLAHEKQVAQRAHKELETKHSEINELKSIKELQSRRVDQMETQLMDLKEQVDASLGAESMVTQLATLKLELEERVKLLEDEVSELEALEQIQEQLIESNQELESDLRDEIDKLSGQVKSLEQQKNAALESLYDRDVTILKFRDLVRQLQDQLQLKTDGGNLSIEDFSSANESQQEETSQQSLADYQHIFSVSKAYGRALEQQLKGVELRLERQHLDHVLAFVPEQFLLRGGEHDVVLVMLLLERMNEKLEIVCQAINEKFPNACEFGRDAIFEGYSVQRYIFRAQCIYLLKSLQLVLQQFRHGLNHCDYELCTHAAIYRMDLESQEQQLDEFVRLLKTGQLDEHTNCEPIRRVLHYINGLHQNLMPPQTLVDLLDEQQLYVALIEVYEAGMDSVNANAGMLHTIIQLGDEQTASFHCMQLLMEHSCAAKQKLKKLQRKLSGNKTAAAWTGMQCARYQRILEANEALGALISMLGVSAREATKESNGDIAHEKLWRVLSLNYSKFAPAQETEQRELDAYSQRCMQLLEEQLEELCTLLEPRDVNTEYVRHPTCNTLQQRAAQIRRHYEDVKSLELAVSERDKEIKSLKYAAKLKQQDYSELQVRKEMAEKQVNRFSQDYCQTLTQMADGMEQLEQAMLSKEAAMQHALNILNDKLTTLEQAQQHWQQQQQVDSACATSSTRNCNREMNLMHQALRQERKLRVQLRDNELCKNFAALEPLHVPQLEPSSELAALEAQLRRLKNEWLLAHLDLGPGGHQRRSHIKLEGSRLLRHIFQTYCTVNPHRAAPTDFGFFISDDLRRAF; encoded by the exons ATGTATAAGGATATTTCCTTGATTATTG CTCAACTGAAACTTGGCCAGCGTGTACAAGTAACGGGCAAGCACCAACTTTGTGGCCAAGTAGCCTATGTGGGACGCACCAGTTTCGCGGCGGGTCAGTGGTTTGGCATTGTGCTGGACGAGCCGCGTGGCAAGAACAATGGCACCGTGCACGGCAGCACCTACTTTAAATGTGCGCCCAACTGTGGACTTTTTGTGCGTGCCCAgcaattgcagttgctgctaGGATCGAACCAGGTGGTGCAGCAGAAAAAACAGGACAACAATCGCACAAAGGACAGCATGCAGCGCGATGTAAGCAAAATTAAGCTGGCCGGCAGGAACAGAAGCAGGCAGGCGGCCGACGACCAG AATAACCAAAGGGCGACTAAAGCATTAGCTAAAAAGCCGCCAGAGCATGCGACATTTTCAATGACCACTTCCAAGACTTGGGTGACTTCCACTCAGTTACAACCACAGCCGCCACCACAGCCGCAATCGGAAGCACAG GAGCTGGACAGTCCATCTGCGAGCTCGCAGCAAGAGTCTACGCAGGACGTGGCATCAACGCAGTGTGAAGCTGCAGCCTTTACACAGAATATAACGGAGCAAAAGCAGGAGATAACGTCTAATATTGCCACACAATCAAGTgcaagcccaagcccaagcccatTGCCATCTCAAGCCGTTGGGCCACCCAAGTGCGACCTAGCTGGAGCTGCCGCACGCTCGTCCATATTGACGCCACCAGCTTTGACCTGCAATCAACGACGCTCCACATCCTACACACAGCTGCGACCGACGCGCATCAGTCAGCCGAAACCGACTACTGCCCAGGCGCAGAGCACCACGGCACAACTAACTCTGGCCATGCCGGTGCCGCTTGCCTTGGCGCCTAAACGCAGCAAGACGAGCATGAGCCCGACTAGCAGCCTGAAGCGTGCGGCGGCACCGGCTGCTTTTGTGGAAGCTGGCTTTTTGGAGATACTGCGTCCACAGTTTACGCCGGGTCCGGCATTGCGCACGCCCAGCACAGTGGCGCCAACGTTGGACAGCGCGGAGCTGCGGCAATTACgcgaggagctgcagctgctgcgcgtGCAGAAGAGCGAGGACAAGCTAAagctgctggagctggagcgcATCAAGATACACAACGAGCAACTGCTGGAGTTTAAGGCGCAAATTATGACGCAGcaggtgctgctgcagcgggaGTTGCAGCGGTGTCGTCACGAGCAGCGCGAATCCCAGGAGACCGCCGCCAAATATAAGCGGGAACTGGACAATGTGGCAGACAGCGTTGAACTGTTAACACTGGACAAGGAAATGGCCGAAGAGCGTCTGGAGACGTTGCAAATGGAGCTGGAGATGGCGCAGGAGCGCAACGATGAGCTCAGCTTGGATCTCGAAATTCTGCGTGCCGAGCAGGAACAGGAGCACAACGATGACCAGTGCCTCGAGAAGACTGAGAAGCAGGCGACGAATACAACGACGCTGCAGACAACCGGTGAGTTTCTGCGCCTGGAGCAGTATAACCGGCGATTGCGTGACACGGTGGTTCGACTGCGGGACACCCTAGCACATGAGAAGCAGGTGGCGCAGCGCGCACACAAAGAGTTGGAGACAAAGCACTCTGAAATTAATGAACTGAAGAGCATCAAGGAATTGCAAAGTCGGCGCGTGGATCAAATGGAAACGCAGCTCATGGACCTTAAGGAGCAGGTGGATGCCTCATTGGGTGCCGAGTCTATGGTAACGCAGTTGGCCACGCTCAAACTGGAGCTAGAGGAGCGTGTAAAACTCTTAGAGGATGAGGTATCCGAACTGGAAGCACTGGAACAAATCCAGGAGCAGCTAATCGAAAGCAATCAGGAACTGGAATCGGATTTGCGTGATGAAATTGACAAGCTAAGCGGCCAGGTGAAGTCGCTAGAGCAACAGAAGAATGCCGCCTTGGAAAGTCTCTACGATCGCGATGTGACCATATTGAAGTTCAGAGATCTGGTGCGTCAGCTCCAGGATCAGCTGCAGCTCAAAACAGACGGCGGCAACCTATCTATCGAGGATTTTAGCAGCGCCAATGAATCGCAACAGGAGGAGACATCCCAGCAAAGTCTGGCGGACTACCAGCACATCTTCAGTGTGAGCAAGGCCTACGGACGCGCACTTGAACAACAGCTTAAGGGCGTGGAGTTGCGTCTCGAACGTCAGCACTTAGATCATGTGCTAGCCTTTGTCCCGGAGCAGTTTCTGCTGCGTGGTGGTGAGCACGATGTGGTGCTCGTCATGTTACTGCTAGAGCGCATGAACGAAAAGTTGGAGATTGTTTGCCAGGCAATCAACGAGAAATTCCCAAATGCCTGCGAATTCG GTCGCGATGCCATCTTTGAGGGCTATTCCGTGCAGCGCTACATCTTTCGAGCCCAGTGCATCTATTTGCTGAAGAGCCTTCAGCTGGTGCTTCAGCAGTTTCGCCATGGCCTCAATCACTGTGACTATGAGCTGTGCACGCATGCGGCCATTTATCGCATGGATCTGGAGtcgcaggagcagcagctggacgaGTTTGTACGCCTGTTAAAGACAGGTCAGCTGGATGAGCATACCAATTGCGAGCCCATACGTCGGGTGCTGCACTACATCAATGGATTGCATCAGAATCTGATGCCGCCACAGACGCTGGTGGATCTGCTGGACGAGCAGCAGCTTTATGTGGCGCTGATTGAGGTCTACGAGGCGGGCATGGATTCGGTGAACGCGAACGCGGGTATGCTGCACACCATCATACAGCTGGGCGATGAGCAGACGGCCTCGTTCCACTGCATGCAGCTGCTTATGGAGCACAGCTGTGCAGCCAAGCAGAAGCTCAAGAAGCTGCAACGCAAGCTGAGCGGAAACAAGACGGCCGCCGCTTGGACGGGCATGCAATGTGCGCGCTACCAACGCATCCTGGAGGCCAACGAGGCGCTGGGCGCGCTCATCAGCATGCTGGGCGTGTCGGCGCGCGAGGCTACCAAGGAGTCCAATGGCGACATTGCGCACGAGAAACTCTGGCGGGTCTTAAGTCTAAACTACAGCAAGTTCGCGCCTGCCCAGGAGACAGAGCAGCGGGAACTGGATGCGTATAGTCAGCGTTGCATGCAGTTGCTAGAGGAGCAGCTGGAGGAGCTGTGCACATTGCTGGAACCCAGAGATGTTAATACGGAATACGTGCGACATCCCACCTGCAATACGTTGCAGCAGCGCGCCGCTCAAATCAGGCGCCATTATGAGGATGTCAAGAGCTTGGAGCTCGCGGTGTCGGAGCGTGACAAGGAAATAAAATCACTTAAATATGCGGCCAAGCTGAAGCAACAGGATTATTCGGAGCTTCAAGTACGCAAAGAGATGGCCGAAAAGCAGGTAAACCGTTTCAGCCAGGACTATTGCCAAACCCTCACCCAAATGGCCGACGGCAtggagcagctggagcaggccATGCTCTCCAAGGAGGCGGCCATGCAGCACGCCCTTAACATACTAAACGACAAGCTGACCACTCTGGAGCAGGCCCAGCAgcattggcagcagcagcagcaggtggaCAGCGCCTGTGCCACCAGCTCGACCCGCAACTGCAACCGGGAAATGAATCTGATGCATCAGGCACTGCGTCAGGAACGCAAATTACGCGTCCAATTGCGGGATAATGAGCTGTGCAAAAACTTTGCCGCCCTGGAGCCGCTGCATGTGCCGCAGCTGGAGCCGAGCAGCGAGCTGGCCGCCCTGGAAGCTCAACTGCGTCGCTTGAAAAATGAATGGCTGCTCGCCCATCTGGACTTGGGTCCTGGCGGTCATCAGCGTCGCTCGCACATAAAGCTGGAGGGCAGCCGGCTGTTGCGACATATCTTCCAAACATATTGCACAGTGAATCCGCATCGCGCGGCGCCCACAGATTTTGGGTTCTTTATAAGCGACGATCTGAGGCGCGCGTTTTAG
- the Dred gene encoding dynactin subunit 1 isoform X1 codes for MYKDISLIIAQLKLGQRVQVTGKHQLCGQVAYVGRTSFAAGQWFGIVLDEPRGKNNGTVHGSTYFKCAPNCGLFVRAQQLQLLLGSNQVVQQKKQDNNRTKDSMQRDVSKIKLAGRNRSRQAADDQNNQRATKALAKKPPEHATFSMTTSKTWVTSTQLQPQPPPQPQSEAQQELDSPSASSQQESTQDVASTQCEAAAFTQNITEQKQEITSNIATQSSASPSPSPLPSQAVGPPKCDLAGAAARSSILTPPALTCNQRRSTSYTQLRPTRISQPKPTTAQAQSTTAQLTLAMPVPLALAPKRSKTSMSPTSSLKRAAAPAAFVEAGFLEILRPQFTPGPALRTPSTVAPTLDSAELRQLREELQLLRVQKSEDKLKLLELERIKIHNEQLLEFKAQIMTQQVLLQRELQRCRHEQRESQETAAKYKRELDNVADSVELLTLDKEMAEERLETLQMELEMAQERNDELSLDLEILRAEQEQEHNDDQCLEKTEKQATNTTTLQTTGEFLRLEQYNRRLRDTVVRLRDTLAHEKQVAQRAHKELETKHSEINELKSIKELQSRRVDQMETQLMDLKEQVDASLGAESMVTQLATLKLELEERVKLLEDEVSELEALEQIQEQLIESNQELESDLRDEIDKLSGQVKSLEQQKNAALESLYDRDVTILKFRDLVRQLQDQLQLKTDGGNLSIEDFSSANESQQEETSQQSLADYQHIFSVSKAYGRALEQQLKGVELRLERQHLDHVLAFVPEQFLLRGGEHDVVLVMLLLERMNEKLEIVCQAINEKFPNACEFGRDAIFEGYSVQRYIFRAQCIYLLKSLQLVLQQFRHGLNHCDYELCTHAAIYRMDLESQEQQLDEFVRLLKTGQLDEHTNCEPIRRVLHYINGLHQNLMPPQTLVDLLDEQQLYVALIEVYEAGMDSVNANAGMLHTIIQLGDEQTASFHCMQLLMEHSCAAKQKLKKLQRKLSGNKTAAAWTGMQCARYQRILEANEALGALISMLGVSAREATKESNGDIAHEKLWRVLSLNYSKFAPAQETEQRELDAYSQRCMQLLEEQLEELCTLLEPRDVNTEYVRHPTCNTLQQRAAQIRRHYEDVKSLELAVSERDKEIKSLKYAAKLKQQDYSELQVRKEMAEKQVNRFSQDYCQTLTQMADGMEQLEQAMLSKEAAMQHALNILNDKLTTLEQAQQHWQQQQQVDSACATSSTRNCNREMNLMHQALRQERKLRVQLRDNELCKNFAALEPLHVPQLEPSSELAALEAQLRRLKNEWLLAHLDLGPGGHQRRSHIKLEGSRLLRHIFQTYCTVNPHRAAPTDFGFFISDDLRRAF; via the exons ATGTATAAGGATATTTCCTTGATTATTG CTCAACTGAAACTTGGCCAGCGTGTACAAGTAACGGGCAAGCACCAACTTTGTGGCCAAGTAGCCTATGTGGGACGCACCAGTTTCGCGGCGGGTCAGTGGTTTGGCATTGTGCTGGACGAGCCGCGTGGCAAGAACAATGGCACCGTGCACGGCAGCACCTACTTTAAATGTGCGCCCAACTGTGGACTTTTTGTGCGTGCCCAgcaattgcagttgctgctaGGATCGAACCAGGTGGTGCAGCAGAAAAAACAGGACAACAATCGCACAAAGGACAGCATGCAGCGCGATGTAAGCAAAATTAAGCTGGCCGGCAGGAACAGAAGCAGGCAGGCGGCCGACGACCAG AATAACCAAAGGGCGACTAAAGCATTAGCTAAAAAGCCGCCAGAGCATGCGACATTTTCAATGACCACTTCCAAGACTTGGGTGACTTCCACTCAGTTACAACCACAGCCGCCACCACAGCCGCAATCGGAAGCACAG CAGGAGCTGGACAGTCCATCTGCGAGCTCGCAGCAAGAGTCTACGCAGGACGTGGCATCAACGCAGTGTGAAGCTGCAGCCTTTACACAGAATATAACGGAGCAAAAGCAGGAGATAACGTCTAATATTGCCACACAATCAAGTgcaagcccaagcccaagcccatTGCCATCTCAAGCCGTTGGGCCACCCAAGTGCGACCTAGCTGGAGCTGCCGCACGCTCGTCCATATTGACGCCACCAGCTTTGACCTGCAATCAACGACGCTCCACATCCTACACACAGCTGCGACCGACGCGCATCAGTCAGCCGAAACCGACTACTGCCCAGGCGCAGAGCACCACGGCACAACTAACTCTGGCCATGCCGGTGCCGCTTGCCTTGGCGCCTAAACGCAGCAAGACGAGCATGAGCCCGACTAGCAGCCTGAAGCGTGCGGCGGCACCGGCTGCTTTTGTGGAAGCTGGCTTTTTGGAGATACTGCGTCCACAGTTTACGCCGGGTCCGGCATTGCGCACGCCCAGCACAGTGGCGCCAACGTTGGACAGCGCGGAGCTGCGGCAATTACgcgaggagctgcagctgctgcgcgtGCAGAAGAGCGAGGACAAGCTAAagctgctggagctggagcgcATCAAGATACACAACGAGCAACTGCTGGAGTTTAAGGCGCAAATTATGACGCAGcaggtgctgctgcagcgggaGTTGCAGCGGTGTCGTCACGAGCAGCGCGAATCCCAGGAGACCGCCGCCAAATATAAGCGGGAACTGGACAATGTGGCAGACAGCGTTGAACTGTTAACACTGGACAAGGAAATGGCCGAAGAGCGTCTGGAGACGTTGCAAATGGAGCTGGAGATGGCGCAGGAGCGCAACGATGAGCTCAGCTTGGATCTCGAAATTCTGCGTGCCGAGCAGGAACAGGAGCACAACGATGACCAGTGCCTCGAGAAGACTGAGAAGCAGGCGACGAATACAACGACGCTGCAGACAACCGGTGAGTTTCTGCGCCTGGAGCAGTATAACCGGCGATTGCGTGACACGGTGGTTCGACTGCGGGACACCCTAGCACATGAGAAGCAGGTGGCGCAGCGCGCACACAAAGAGTTGGAGACAAAGCACTCTGAAATTAATGAACTGAAGAGCATCAAGGAATTGCAAAGTCGGCGCGTGGATCAAATGGAAACGCAGCTCATGGACCTTAAGGAGCAGGTGGATGCCTCATTGGGTGCCGAGTCTATGGTAACGCAGTTGGCCACGCTCAAACTGGAGCTAGAGGAGCGTGTAAAACTCTTAGAGGATGAGGTATCCGAACTGGAAGCACTGGAACAAATCCAGGAGCAGCTAATCGAAAGCAATCAGGAACTGGAATCGGATTTGCGTGATGAAATTGACAAGCTAAGCGGCCAGGTGAAGTCGCTAGAGCAACAGAAGAATGCCGCCTTGGAAAGTCTCTACGATCGCGATGTGACCATATTGAAGTTCAGAGATCTGGTGCGTCAGCTCCAGGATCAGCTGCAGCTCAAAACAGACGGCGGCAACCTATCTATCGAGGATTTTAGCAGCGCCAATGAATCGCAACAGGAGGAGACATCCCAGCAAAGTCTGGCGGACTACCAGCACATCTTCAGTGTGAGCAAGGCCTACGGACGCGCACTTGAACAACAGCTTAAGGGCGTGGAGTTGCGTCTCGAACGTCAGCACTTAGATCATGTGCTAGCCTTTGTCCCGGAGCAGTTTCTGCTGCGTGGTGGTGAGCACGATGTGGTGCTCGTCATGTTACTGCTAGAGCGCATGAACGAAAAGTTGGAGATTGTTTGCCAGGCAATCAACGAGAAATTCCCAAATGCCTGCGAATTCG GTCGCGATGCCATCTTTGAGGGCTATTCCGTGCAGCGCTACATCTTTCGAGCCCAGTGCATCTATTTGCTGAAGAGCCTTCAGCTGGTGCTTCAGCAGTTTCGCCATGGCCTCAATCACTGTGACTATGAGCTGTGCACGCATGCGGCCATTTATCGCATGGATCTGGAGtcgcaggagcagcagctggacgaGTTTGTACGCCTGTTAAAGACAGGTCAGCTGGATGAGCATACCAATTGCGAGCCCATACGTCGGGTGCTGCACTACATCAATGGATTGCATCAGAATCTGATGCCGCCACAGACGCTGGTGGATCTGCTGGACGAGCAGCAGCTTTATGTGGCGCTGATTGAGGTCTACGAGGCGGGCATGGATTCGGTGAACGCGAACGCGGGTATGCTGCACACCATCATACAGCTGGGCGATGAGCAGACGGCCTCGTTCCACTGCATGCAGCTGCTTATGGAGCACAGCTGTGCAGCCAAGCAGAAGCTCAAGAAGCTGCAACGCAAGCTGAGCGGAAACAAGACGGCCGCCGCTTGGACGGGCATGCAATGTGCGCGCTACCAACGCATCCTGGAGGCCAACGAGGCGCTGGGCGCGCTCATCAGCATGCTGGGCGTGTCGGCGCGCGAGGCTACCAAGGAGTCCAATGGCGACATTGCGCACGAGAAACTCTGGCGGGTCTTAAGTCTAAACTACAGCAAGTTCGCGCCTGCCCAGGAGACAGAGCAGCGGGAACTGGATGCGTATAGTCAGCGTTGCATGCAGTTGCTAGAGGAGCAGCTGGAGGAGCTGTGCACATTGCTGGAACCCAGAGATGTTAATACGGAATACGTGCGACATCCCACCTGCAATACGTTGCAGCAGCGCGCCGCTCAAATCAGGCGCCATTATGAGGATGTCAAGAGCTTGGAGCTCGCGGTGTCGGAGCGTGACAAGGAAATAAAATCACTTAAATATGCGGCCAAGCTGAAGCAACAGGATTATTCGGAGCTTCAAGTACGCAAAGAGATGGCCGAAAAGCAGGTAAACCGTTTCAGCCAGGACTATTGCCAAACCCTCACCCAAATGGCCGACGGCAtggagcagctggagcaggccATGCTCTCCAAGGAGGCGGCCATGCAGCACGCCCTTAACATACTAAACGACAAGCTGACCACTCTGGAGCAGGCCCAGCAgcattggcagcagcagcagcaggtggaCAGCGCCTGTGCCACCAGCTCGACCCGCAACTGCAACCGGGAAATGAATCTGATGCATCAGGCACTGCGTCAGGAACGCAAATTACGCGTCCAATTGCGGGATAATGAGCTGTGCAAAAACTTTGCCGCCCTGGAGCCGCTGCATGTGCCGCAGCTGGAGCCGAGCAGCGAGCTGGCCGCCCTGGAAGCTCAACTGCGTCGCTTGAAAAATGAATGGCTGCTCGCCCATCTGGACTTGGGTCCTGGCGGTCATCAGCGTCGCTCGCACATAAAGCTGGAGGGCAGCCGGCTGTTGCGACATATCTTCCAAACATATTGCACAGTGAATCCGCATCGCGCGGCGCCCACAGATTTTGGGTTCTTTATAAGCGACGATCTGAGGCGCGCGTTTTAG